A single Bos mutus isolate GX-2022 chromosome 25, NWIPB_WYAK_1.1, whole genome shotgun sequence DNA region contains:
- the PVRIG gene encoding transmembrane protein PVRIG — translation MDRPRALGLLWALLTLCLTAGTPEVWLQVQREATEASFTVRCGFLGSGSISLVTVSYGGPDSAGGTTLAVLHPTLGTKNWTAACRARWETSTSISLTLERAPTAAGDSSPNTTFCCKFTSFPEGSQEACGKLSTSTDQELPAPSPASVLRADLAGILGVSGVLLSGCIYLLYLLRRQRHWSVMKLQPPRHGSPQTDGRTSAAGQASLTSFHVPYATAAAATTSNYFSPATLHPVPAPQPLPGWVPPLTHAARRPQSPGPWAPPPASARSSFVSVENRLYAQAEKRPLHAGADHISLPDRLGRKAALGPSGVR, via the exons ATGGACAGGCCCCGGGCCCTGGGCCTGCTCTGGGCGCTGCTGACTCTCTGCCTCACTGCTG GGACTCCGGAGGTGTGGCTGCAGGTTCAGAGGGAGGCCACCGAGGCCTCCTTCACCGTCCGCTGTGGATTCCTGGGCTCGGGCTCCATCTCCCTGGTGACTGTGAGCTATGGGGGCCCCGACAGTGCTGGGGGGACCACGCTGGCTGTGCTGCACCCCACACTCGGCACCAAGAACTGGACAGCTGCCTGCCGGGCCCGCTGGGAAACCAGTACCAGCATCTCCCTCACCTTGGAAAGGGCTCCCACCGCAGCAGGGGACTCCAGTCCCAACACCACCTTCTGCTGCAAGTTCACGTCCTTCCCTGAGGGCTCCCAGGAGGCCTGTGGGAAACTGTCCACCAGCACAGACCAAG AGCTCCCTGCTCCCAGTCCAGCCTCCGTGCTGCGGGCCGACCTGGCCGGGATCCTGGGGGTCTCGGGGGTCCTCCTCTCTGGCTGCATCTACCTTCTCTACCTCCTGCGTCGGCAGAGGCACTG GTCCGTCATGAAGCTTCAGCCGCCGAGACACGGCAGTCCCCAGACAGACGGGAGAACCAGT GCAGCCGGCCAAGCCTCCCTGACCTCCTTCCACGTTCCCtacgccaccgccgccgccgccacgaCCTCCAACTACTTCAGCCCGGCAACCCTGCACCCGGTCCCCGCACCCCAGCCACTGCCCGGGTGGGTGCCGCCCCTCACCCACGCCGCGCGCCGACCCCAGAGCCCCGGCCCCTGGGCGCCCCCGCCGGCCTCCGCACGCAGCAGCTTCGTCTCGGTGGAGAACCGACTCTACGCTCAGGCGGAAAAGCGGCCGCTCCACGCCGGCGCCGACCACATCTCGCTCCCGGACCGTCTGGGGCGCAAAGCCGCTTTGGGGCCTTCAGGAGTGCGATGA